One genomic segment of Ignavibacteriota bacterium includes these proteins:
- a CDS encoding T9SS type A sorting domain-containing protein, with product MIKKITSILFFLTIFSSLILPQTFDGTWSVDYVLPDNEFNPNSIGQRTMSVAVVAENSFVALAANYGNGTYYLVGYKNASQNTGILGTYPYSADSLKMKWIDGFNQVFLETPRDIVSYNNLIYVPSNDVNHNILAFELKADSIYTYPQRYKTGNRELWAIDIDQAGHIFVTVAGDSSTPGSVLVFENPSIAGWNSQGNKATILHEIILPNAGTARGITVNSEGTLIYVSNYLTREIYCYVGNPNDGYSLNSGFNFNANNTFEVGAVTLEVGPWGLQYMNNKNLLFVGHDASFVRSEGYNYGRYYILNPNTGEILDTINVAEWNVKQSGVYNNPDSLGTASGYAATYNLDFDENFNVYTAAYYGWSIEKWTYSGELPTIDITITDIEIDGEFIPEQIQLKQNYPNPFNPTTTIEFQINKQDEVSLKIFSINGELITNLISNSVFSPGNYKLTFDASKLVSGTYFYQLKVGQKIFSNKMVLLK from the coding sequence ATGATAAAAAAAATTACTTCAATTCTGTTTTTTTTGACAATATTTTCAAGTCTAATTTTACCTCAAACTTTTGATGGAACATGGTCGGTTGATTATGTTTTACCTGATAATGAGTTTAATCCAAATAGTATTGGACAGAGGACAATGTCTGTTGCAGTTGTTGCGGAAAATTCTTTTGTTGCTCTTGCCGCAAACTATGGGAATGGAACATACTATTTAGTAGGATACAAAAATGCTTCGCAAAATACGGGGATATTAGGAACTTATCCCTATAGTGCTGACAGTTTAAAGATGAAATGGATAGATGGATTTAATCAGGTCTTTTTAGAAACACCTAGAGATATTGTTTCTTATAATAATTTGATTTATGTTCCAAGTAATGATGTAAATCATAATATTTTAGCTTTTGAACTTAAAGCCGATAGTATTTATACATACCCTCAAAGATATAAAACAGGAAACAGAGAACTTTGGGCAATTGACATAGATCAAGCAGGACATATATTTGTTACTGTTGCTGGTGATTCTTCAACTCCTGGTTCAGTTTTAGTCTTTGAAAACCCATCAATAGCTGGTTGGAATTCACAGGGTAACAAGGCAACAATTTTACATGAAATAATTCTTCCAAACGCTGGAACAGCTAGAGGAATAACTGTTAATAGTGAAGGAACACTAATATACGTTTCAAATTACTTGACGAGAGAAATTTATTGTTATGTTGGAAATCCTAACGATGGTTATTCATTAAATAGTGGATTCAACTTTAATGCAAATAACACATTCGAAGTTGGTGCTGTCACACTTGAAGTTGGACCTTGGGGATTACAATATATGAATAATAAAAATTTATTATTTGTTGGTCATGATGCAAGTTTTGTTAGGTCTGAGGGATATAATTATGGTCGTTATTATATTCTTAATCCAAACACTGGTGAAATTTTAGATACTATTAACGTTGCAGAATGGAATGTTAAGCAATCTGGAGTATATAATAATCCTGATAGTTTAGGAACAGCATCAGGATATGCTGCAACTTATAATCTCGATTTTGATGAAAATTTCAATGTTTATACTGCTGCATATTATGGTTGGTCTATTGAAAAGTGGACTTACTCTGGTGAATTACCAACAATAGATATTACTATTACAGATATTGAAATTGATGGAGAATTTATTCCCGAACAAATTCAATTAAAACAAAATTATCCAAATCCATTTAACCCAACAACAACAATTGAATTTCAAATTAATAAACAAGATGAAGTTTCTTTGAAAATATTCAGCATAAATGGCGAACTTATTACAAATTTAATTAGTAACTCAGTATTCTCCCCCGGCAACTATAAATTAACATTTGATGCATCAAAATTAGTTTCCGGAACTTATTTTTATCAACTAAAAGTCGGACAAAAAATATTTTCAAATAAAATGGTTCTATTAAAATAA
- a CDS encoding sodium:solute symporter family protein, whose translation MISFSTLDIFIIISFLIGIVSIGLFSSKINSVKNDEDYLLSGRNVGMVLFILTNVATWYGGILGVGEFSYKYGLVSWLTQGFPYYIFAIIFALTFAEKIRSAKLYTIPDKLENIYGKKVSLISAILVFILVSPAPYLLMMSQIISLIFNIDFFLALVISAVSASIYLIKGGYRSNIWADAFSFFVMFCGFIIIVFVAENNFGGITFLKENLPEQHLSLTGEASVTFISVWFLIALWTFTDPGFHQRCYSAKSGKIAKWGILISIIFWIFFDFLTNTTGLYAKAILPNLENPVLAFPYLAQNILSSGYKGIFFAAMIATILSTLNSFIFLSATTFSVDFISRILFIKTTSSSNVNSKELNENISNKFYKSFFIKINEDNKILIKLTQLGIVVTLILSIFIAYYFQSVVELWYIIGSICIPGLIIVVVSAYYPKISIDKTFALFEILIGLITSIIWIFIRSKFQSTFLSEFEPMIIGLFFALIIHLIGIIQKKARLISLAFKS comes from the coding sequence ATGATCTCATTTAGCACTTTAGATATTTTCATTATTATTTCATTTTTAATTGGAATAGTTTCAATTGGATTATTTTCTTCTAAAATAAATTCAGTGAAAAACGATGAAGATTATTTACTTTCCGGAAGAAATGTTGGAATGGTATTATTTATTTTAACGAATGTTGCAACTTGGTACGGTGGAATTCTTGGAGTTGGAGAATTTTCATATAAATACGGATTGGTAAGCTGGCTAACGCAAGGATTTCCGTATTATATTTTTGCAATAATATTTGCTTTAACTTTTGCAGAAAAAATTAGATCAGCAAAATTATATACAATTCCGGATAAGTTGGAAAATATTTACGGAAAAAAAGTTAGTCTTATTTCTGCAATTTTAGTTTTTATTTTAGTTTCGCCGGCGCCATATCTTTTAATGATGTCACAAATAATTTCGTTAATATTTAACATAGATTTTTTTTTAGCATTAGTAATAAGTGCAGTTTCGGCAAGTATCTATTTAATAAAAGGTGGTTATAGATCAAATATTTGGGCAGATGCATTTTCATTTTTTGTAATGTTTTGTGGATTTATAATTATTGTTTTTGTTGCAGAAAATAATTTTGGTGGAATTACATTTCTTAAAGAAAATTTACCGGAACAACATTTATCGCTTACCGGTGAAGCTTCTGTTACTTTTATTTCAGTTTGGTTTTTAATTGCGCTTTGGACTTTTACAGATCCGGGTTTCCATCAAAGATGTTATTCAGCAAAAAGCGGAAAAATCGCCAAATGGGGAATTCTAATTTCCATTATTTTTTGGATTTTTTTTGATTTCTTAACAAACACAACCGGATTATATGCGAAAGCAATTTTACCCAATTTAGAAAACCCAGTTTTGGCTTTTCCTTATTTGGCACAAAATATTTTATCTTCGGGATATAAAGGAATATTTTTTGCGGCAATGATTGCAACGATTTTATCAACTTTAAATAGTTTTATTTTTTTGAGTGCAACAACCTTTAGTGTCGATTTTATTTCACGAATTTTATTCATCAAAACAACTTCTTCTTCTAATGTAAATTCTAAAGAACTAAATGAAAATATTAGTAATAAATTCTATAAATCTTTTTTCATAAAAATAAACGAAGATAATAAAATTTTAATCAAGCTAACTCAACTCGGAATAGTGGTAACTCTAATTCTCTCAATATTTATTGCTTATTATTTTCAATCGGTAGTTGAACTTTGGTATATAATAGGAAGTATTTGCATTCCGGGGCTTATAATTGTTGTAGTATCAGCTTACTATCCAAAAATAAGTATTGATAAAACATTTGCACTTTTTGAAATATTAATTGGGTTGATAACAAGTATTATCTGGATTTTTATTAGATCGAAGTTTCAATCAACATTTCTAAGTGAATTTGAACCAATGATTATTGGATTATTTTTTGCTCTAATAATTCACTTGATTGGAATTATTCAAAAAAAAGCCAGACTAATTAGCCTGGCTTTCAAATCTTAA
- a CDS encoding HIT domain-containing protein has protein sequence MEKMWSPWRSNYINSFKNAKDDESCVFCGIENHDLENENCLVVYKGKLNFVMLNLYPYNNGHLMIIPYRHLSDYVELTNEELNEITQLNKIAIIALRNLISPQGFNFGANIGKAAGAGIHTHLHFHLVPRWNGDTNFMPVLGEVKIISQDLLELKNKLIQEFKNLV, from the coding sequence TTGGAAAAGATGTGGTCGCCTTGGCGTTCAAATTATATAAATTCTTTTAAGAATGCCAAAGATGACGAAAGTTGCGTTTTTTGCGGAATAGAAAATCACGATTTGGAAAATGAAAACTGCCTTGTTGTATATAAAGGCAAATTAAATTTTGTGATGTTAAATCTTTATCCGTATAACAATGGACATCTAATGATTATTCCATACCGACATTTATCGGATTATGTTGAACTTACAAATGAAGAATTGAATGAAATAACTCAACTAAATAAAATTGCAATAATTGCTTTGCGAAATTTAATTTCTCCGCAAGGATTTAATTTTGGTGCTAACATTGGGAAAGCTGCCGGAGCGGGAATTCATACTCACTTGCATTTTCATCTTGTACCAAGATGGAACGGCGATACTAACTTTATGCCGGTTTTAGGTGAAGTTAAAATAATTAGTCAAGATTTGCTTGAATTGAAAAATAAATTAATTCAAGAATTTAAAAATTTAGTTTAG
- a CDS encoding YtxH domain-containing protein, with product MSDENGMSKGLILGLLTGTIIGSVLGLLFAPKSGRELRGELKEKSDEFLNGAEDYLEQAKGKANSLINDGKKKSEKLISEAKEKVDNLLAEAEKILDDAKSKTKDIVDSGKEKFGKEGDKLKSAIKAGVETYKTEREA from the coding sequence ATGAGTGATGAAAATGGAATGAGTAAAGGACTTATTTTAGGACTTTTAACAGGTACAATAATTGGCTCAGTTTTAGGATTATTATTTGCTCCTAAATCCGGACGTGAATTACGCGGAGAACTTAAAGAGAAATCGGATGAATTTCTAAATGGAGCTGAAGATTATCTTGAACAAGCAAAAGGAAAAGCAAATTCGTTAATTAATGATGGAAAAAAAAAATCAGAAAAACTTATTTCTGAAGCTAAAGAAAAAGTAGATAATTTATTAGCCGAAGCTGAAAAAATTTTAGATGATGCTAAATCAAAAACAAAAGATATTGTTGATTCGGGAAAAGAAAAATTTGGCAAAGAAGGCGATAAATTAAAAAGTGCAATAAAAGCCGGCGTTGAAACCTATAAAACTGAACGAGAAGCTTAA
- a CDS encoding VCBS repeat-containing protein translates to MRKINITFLIISSLLLSSVLFAQTDLFKRSALIPNDTLDVGGWGEAIVGVDFDGDGLKEIYGVSNDWSDLAGFDWIPRIYKYENSGSGWEVVWSTRLPLEGQNTWPPLAAGDWDKDGKMEIIWGPVNNFGGGDSIYTRVIVFETAGDGSDVMGVDNGDGTFKANASWTIIDTPNYNLRPFKWHLTDVDSDGTEEIVFGARAGAERFGVISVDNIPDDADGSENWTLEVSALSDTNFVVDAGTIYDIAVVDSVILLIHSNGNVTPVVYSNGAYTTEPVLTGFVPTGSWKSSVTVDINNDGVKEVLVSGWGSSNQNVMLLQIDNGSYTATKIANMSSFIGVGGQLYGGDAGDIDGDGNLDLIVGTRGGSPNNGVYRVEYQGGSITDPANYYISRIDELLYASGGRLDVVRVGNLDDDTDLEVVYSGIPATGLIPLVLLDRYPVENLLSIAEAKVDADGDYVPDLKDQTVTISGVVLNKTLSSGTQIFVQDPTGGLQLFSSAVGPDLNVGDRVIATGKVAQYNGLNEIELTNPSTEITLVDTARVVIPKSLTIDNYLANAELYEGTLVKITGVAKTAESAAWPASGSNANLTVWTGYGSTLTGRIDKDTDVDEGAEPTWPITFSGVATQFSTVTPANDGYQVTFLNYADITQNVSVGPLPYFALLTPEDNSVISVTDSAQTFDITWEAATDLNNDVIGYQFVILPDAFAAQSTEPKVTVTALDILGLLNGADSLTAEWTVLVLDANSQSATSMDTFTVTLVNDIIAVGVDQTIPSKFFVDQNYPNPFNPTTTISFGLPEQSVVDLKVYDILGREVATIINNKLLKAGSFNYNFDASNLASGTYIYRLTSNNNVVTKKMLLLK, encoded by the coding sequence ATGAGAAAAATTAATATTACATTTCTCATTATTTCATCATTACTTCTTTCTTCAGTTCTGTTTGCACAAACAGATCTTTTCAAAAGAAGTGCTTTAATCCCAAACGATACACTTGATGTTGGCGGCTGGGGTGAAGCAATAGTAGGTGTAGATTTCGACGGTGATGGTTTAAAAGAAATTTACGGTGTTTCTAATGACTGGTCAGATCTTGCTGGTTTTGATTGGATACCAAGAATTTACAAATATGAAAACAGCGGTTCAGGCTGGGAAGTTGTTTGGTCAACAAGATTACCTTTAGAAGGTCAAAATACATGGCCACCACTTGCTGCCGGTGATTGGGATAAAGATGGTAAAATGGAAATTATTTGGGGACCAGTTAACAATTTTGGCGGCGGCGATTCAATTTATACAAGAGTAATTGTATTTGAAACTGCCGGTGATGGCTCAGATGTAATGGGCGTTGATAACGGTGATGGAACATTTAAAGCAAATGCTTCATGGACAATTATTGACACACCTAATTATAATTTAAGACCATTTAAATGGCATTTAACAGATGTTGATTCAGATGGAACTGAAGAAATTGTATTTGGTGCAAGAGCCGGAGCAGAAAGATTTGGAGTAATTTCAGTTGATAATATTCCAGATGACGCAGATGGTTCAGAAAATTGGACATTAGAAGTAAGCGCATTATCAGATACAAATTTTGTTGTAGATGCCGGAACAATTTATGACATAGCAGTTGTTGATAGCGTAATACTTTTAATCCACAGTAACGGAAATGTTACTCCAGTAGTTTATTCAAATGGTGCTTATACTACAGAACCTGTTCTTACTGGATTTGTTCCAACTGGATCTTGGAAATCTTCAGTAACTGTTGATATAAACAATGATGGAGTTAAAGAAGTACTTGTATCTGGATGGGGTTCTTCAAACCAAAATGTAATGCTATTACAAATTGATAATGGTTCATACACCGCTACAAAGATTGCAAATATGTCATCTTTTATTGGTGTTGGCGGACAACTTTATGGCGGAGATGCCGGCGATATTGATGGAGATGGAAATCTCGATTTAATTGTTGGTACTCGCGGCGGAAGCCCAAATAATGGAGTTTATAGAGTTGAATATCAAGGCGGAAGCATTACAGATCCTGCAAATTATTATATCTCAAGAATTGATGAATTATTGTATGCAAGCGGCGGTCGTTTAGATGTAGTAAGAGTCGGTAATTTAGATGATGATACAGATTTAGAAGTTGTATATTCAGGAATTCCCGCAACTGGTTTAATTCCATTAGTATTATTAGACAGATATCCAGTAGAAAACTTATTATCAATTGCTGAAGCAAAAGTTGATGCTGATGGTGATTACGTTCCAGATTTAAAAGACCAAACTGTTACTATTTCCGGAGTTGTTCTTAATAAAACTCTTTCAAGCGGTACACAAATCTTCGTTCAAGATCCAACTGGCGGATTACAATTATTTAGTTCCGCAGTCGGTCCAGATTTGAATGTTGGCGATAGAGTTATTGCTACTGGAAAAGTCGCTCAATATAATGGATTAAATGAAATTGAATTAACCAATCCTAGTACCGAAATTACTCTTGTTGATACTGCAAGAGTTGTTATTCCAAAATCTTTAACTATTGATAATTATTTAGCTAACGCTGAATTATATGAAGGAACTTTAGTTAAAATTACTGGTGTTGCAAAAACTGCAGAATCTGCTGCTTGGCCTGCTTCTGGAAGTAATGCAAATTTGACTGTTTGGACTGGTTATGGTTCAACTCTTACCGGAAGAATTGACAAAGACACAGATGTAGATGAGGGTGCTGAACCAACTTGGCCTATTACCTTTTCAGGTGTTGCAACTCAATTTAGTACTGTTACTCCTGCAAATGATGGATATCAAGTTACCTTTTTAAATTATGCAGATATTACTCAAAATGTTTCTGTTGGACCACTTCCCTATTTTGCATTATTAACTCCTGAAGATAATTCAGTTATATCTGTTACAGATTCAGCTCAAACATTTGACATAACTTGGGAAGCCGCTACAGACTTAAATAATGATGTAATCGGATATCAGTTTGTTATTTTACCCGACGCATTTGCAGCTCAATCAACTGAACCAAAAGTTACAGTTACAGCACTTGATATTTTAGGATTACTAAATGGAGCTGATTCATTAACTGCTGAATGGACTGTACTAGTATTGGATGCAAATTCACAATCCGCAACAAGTATGGACACATTTACTGTTACTCTTGTAAATGATATAATAGCAGTTGGTGTTGATCAAACTATTCCTTCAAAATTCTTTGTAGATCAAAACTATCCTAATCCATTTAACCCAACAACTACAATTAGTTTTGGTTTACCGGAACAATCAGTTGTTGATTTAAAAGTGTATGATATTTTGGGTAGAGAAGTTGCTACAATTATAAATAACAAATTATTAAAAGCTGGTTCATTTAATTATAATTTCGATGCTTCAAACTTAGCAAGCGGAACTTATATTTATAGATTAACAAGCAACAATAATGTTGTTACAAAGAAAATGCTATTACTGAAATAA
- the maf gene encoding septum formation protein Maf, producing MLNLSVPLYLASNSPRRKKMLHSLGIDFHHISIDHEEIINKNHSPLKNVKRLAGEKCKKAVSKIKDGIVISADTIVVLNNKIIGKPINENDAKNILKNLSGKTHIVYTGFAICDAKSKKNIIDFEKTKVTFYNLSDKQIEDYVNTGSPMDKAGAYGIQDDFGALFVKKIDGCYNNVMGFPIAKIFRALEKLN from the coding sequence ATGTTAAATCTTAGTGTTCCACTTTACTTAGCTTCAAATTCACCAAGAAGAAAAAAAATGCTGCATTCTTTGGGAATAGATTTTCATCATATTTCAATTGATCACGAAGAAATTATAAACAAAAATCATTCACCGCTTAAAAATGTAAAACGGCTTGCAGGTGAAAAATGTAAAAAAGCAGTTTCAAAAATTAAGGATGGAATTGTAATTTCTGCCGATACTATTGTTGTGTTAAATAATAAAATAATCGGCAAACCAATTAATGAAAATGATGCAAAAAATATATTGAAAAATTTAAGCGGAAAAACTCACATTGTGTACACTGGTTTTGCAATTTGTGATGCAAAATCGAAAAAAAATATTATTGATTTTGAAAAAACAAAAGTTACATTTTATAATCTTAGTGATAAGCAAATTGAAGATTATGTAAATACTGGAAGTCCGATGGATAAAGCCGGAGCTTATGGAATTCAAGACGATTTTGGCGCATTGTTTGTAAAAAAAATTGATGGTTGTTATAATAATGTTATGGGATTTCCAATTGCAAAAATTTTCCGAGCACTTGAAAAATTAAATTGA
- the fusA gene encoding elongation factor G — MSAFTPDAIRNIAFVGHGGSGKTSLSEFLLFSAGEINRIGTVAEGTTTSDFNPNEIERQISISASALHLIWKNTKINLLDSPGYSDFIGAVKSSLHVVDTAIVVLKGMEGVEVGTESAWEYIQKLNLPAAVMVNKLDNEHSNFDKTVEVAKERLSHDIAVVSFPVNEGPNFNSVIDIIKMKKFTFGDPKSKKVTEEEIPAQFKEKADKLREELLEKVAESTEELMNKFFEEGTLSDADFAIGLKNAIISRSLIPLFAVSAEKGVGLADFADFVVEYLPAPCDRKPVPAIKVGSEQKVEIKCDPKGEPALLVFKSLSEAHVGELSVFKVYSGKLTPGLDMFNEERNKPERLGQLYVLNGHNRTEVTELLAGDIGAVVKLKDTHTNNTLCSKELGIILPHIEFPNPVIRGAVIPKAKGDEDKISSGLHTVHEEDPTLQVKFDPELSQTIISGQGELQLTLATKLLKDRYKVEVDLVEPRIPYRETVRGICENAEYKHKKQSGGRGQFGHVFIKVEPMPQGGGFEFVNAIVGGVIPGRFIPAVDKGIREILDKGILTGSKVVDIKVTLFDGNFHNVDSDEVSFKIAGSQAFKKGFLAANPVLLEPIYELSIKVPEEFMGDVMGDISSRRGKISGMDAEGPFQIIKAKVPLADLYKYSTQLRSLTSGRGIHSREFSHYEPVPKDVEAKVIEEYNKSKQEE; from the coding sequence TTGAGTGCTTTTACTCCCGATGCAATTAGAAATATTGCATTTGTTGGTCATGGCGGAAGTGGAAAAACTTCCTTATCAGAATTTTTACTTTTTTCTGCTGGTGAAATAAACAGAATTGGAACAGTTGCCGAAGGAACTACAACATCAGATTTTAATCCCAATGAAATTGAAAGACAAATATCAATATCAGCTTCTGCATTACATTTAATTTGGAAAAACACAAAAATTAATTTATTAGATTCACCCGGATATTCGGATTTTATTGGCGCTGTTAAATCAAGTTTGCACGTTGTAGATACTGCAATTGTTGTACTAAAAGGTATGGAAGGTGTTGAAGTTGGAACTGAATCTGCATGGGAATATATTCAAAAATTAAATTTACCTGCTGCAGTAATGGTTAATAAATTAGATAATGAACATTCTAATTTTGATAAAACAGTTGAAGTTGCAAAAGAGAGATTGAGCCATGATATTGCAGTTGTAAGTTTTCCTGTTAATGAAGGGCCAAATTTTAATTCCGTTATTGATATAATCAAAATGAAAAAATTTACTTTTGGCGATCCAAAATCTAAAAAAGTTACAGAAGAAGAAATTCCCGCACAGTTTAAAGAAAAAGCCGATAAATTAAGAGAAGAATTATTAGAGAAAGTTGCTGAATCAACCGAAGAATTGATGAATAAATTTTTTGAAGAAGGTACTTTAAGTGATGCAGATTTTGCAATAGGATTGAAAAATGCAATAATTTCAAGATCATTAATTCCGCTTTTTGCTGTTTCTGCAGAAAAAGGTGTTGGATTAGCTGATTTTGCTGATTTTGTTGTTGAGTATTTACCGGCTCCGTGTGATAGAAAACCGGTTCCGGCAATAAAAGTTGGATCAGAACAAAAGGTTGAAATTAAATGTGACCCCAAAGGTGAACCGGCTTTATTAGTATTTAAATCATTATCGGAAGCACACGTTGGTGAACTTTCGGTTTTCAAAGTTTACTCTGGAAAGCTAACTCCCGGTTTGGATATGTTTAATGAAGAAAGAAATAAACCGGAAAGATTAGGACAATTATATGTTCTTAATGGTCATAACAGAACAGAAGTTACCGAACTTTTAGCTGGTGATATTGGTGCTGTTGTAAAACTAAAAGATACACATACAAATAATACATTATGCAGCAAAGAGTTGGGAATAATTTTACCTCATATTGAATTTCCAAATCCTGTAATTAGAGGTGCAGTTATTCCAAAAGCTAAAGGTGATGAAGATAAAATTTCATCGGGATTGCATACTGTTCATGAAGAAGATCCTACACTTCAAGTAAAATTTGATCCTGAATTATCCCAAACAATTATTTCGGGACAAGGTGAACTTCAGCTTACTTTAGCAACAAAACTTTTAAAAGACAGATATAAAGTTGAAGTAGATTTAGTTGAGCCGAGAATTCCCTATAGAGAAACTGTTCGCGGTATTTGCGAAAACGCAGAATATAAACATAAAAAACAATCCGGCGGACGCGGACAATTTGGACATGTATTTATTAAAGTTGAACCAATGCCTCAAGGCGGCGGTTTTGAATTTGTTAATGCAATTGTCGGTGGTGTTATCCCAGGTAGATTTATTCCTGCTGTTGATAAGGGAATTAGAGAAATATTGGATAAGGGAATTTTAACCGGAAGTAAAGTTGTTGATATTAAGGTTACATTGTTTGATGGAAATTTCCATAACGTAGATTCTGATGAAGTATCATTTAAAATTGCCGGTTCGCAAGCTTTTAAAAAAGGATTTCTTGCAGCAAATCCGGTACTTCTTGAACCAATTTATGAATTATCAATTAAGGTCCCCGAAGAATTTATGGGAGATGTAATGGGAGATATTTCAAGTCGACGCGGAAAAATTTCCGGAATGGATGCTGAGGGACCTTTCCAAATTATCAAAGCAAAAGTTCCGTTAGCAGATCTTTATAAATATTCAACTCAATTAAGAAGTTTAACTTCCGGAAGGGGAATTCACAGTCGTGAATTTTCACATTACGAACCGGTTCCGAAAGATGTTGAAGCAAAAGTAATTGAAGAATATAATAAATCGAAACAAGAAGAATAA
- a CDS encoding flippase-like domain-containing protein — translation MRNLKRNIILTIIFALLIYILLAFYSDYKSLLNSLSRISTSNLFITFFISIIILLIKFFRWHFLLKLRISSVNFSQSLLIFGSGLIMSISPGKFGEIFKSYLLKKNNNINYEISIPLIIAERFSEFLTLLIIQALFLLYFWENLTTFLILFLLSTILILAIYNSAVYGKILNILSKIKFLKIDASKLEILLESRKILANPKIYILSILAWLMEFFCFYIILSNFITDIIVLKAVSSYSLAIILGSVSMLPAGLGTTESSLTYLLFKNGIEVSNAAAITILIRIFTLWIPIVIGFLSLFLYWKRNQKKM, via the coding sequence TTGCGAAATTTAAAAAGAAATATAATTCTTACCATAATTTTCGCACTTCTTATTTATATCCTTTTGGCATTTTATTCAGATTACAAATCTTTATTAAATTCATTAAGCAGAATTTCAACTTCAAATTTATTTATAACTTTTTTTATTTCAATTATAATACTTTTAATAAAATTTTTTAGATGGCATTTTTTACTTAAGCTAAGAATAAGTTCAGTTAATTTTTCACAATCACTTTTAATTTTTGGTTCCGGTTTAATTATGAGTATTTCACCGGGAAAGTTTGGTGAAATATTTAAATCGTACCTTCTTAAAAAAAATAATAATATCAATTATGAAATTAGCATTCCATTGATAATTGCAGAAAGATTCAGTGAATTTTTAACTCTTTTAATTATTCAAGCATTATTCTTATTATATTTTTGGGAAAATCTAACAACATTTTTAATTCTTTTTCTTTTAAGTACAATTCTAATTTTAGCAATTTATAACTCTGCTGTTTATGGAAAAATTTTAAATATTCTCAGTAAAATTAAATTTCTCAAAATTGATGCATCCAAATTGGAAATTCTGCTGGAAAGCAGAAAAATATTAGCTAATCCTAAAATTTATATTTTAAGTATTTTAGCTTGGTTAATGGAATTCTTTTGTTTTTATATAATTCTAAGTAATTTTATAACCGATATAATTGTCCTTAAGGCAGTTTCATCGTATTCGTTGGCAATAATTTTAGGCTCGGTAAGTATGTTACCGGCTGGCTTAGGAACCACCGAAAGTTCTTTAACATATTTATTATTTAAGAATGGAATTGAAGTTAGTAATGCTGCTGCAATCACAATTTTAATAAGAATCTTTACTTTGTGGATTCCAATAGTTATTGGATTTCTAAGTTTATTCTTATATTGGAAAAGAAATCAAAAAAAAATGTGA